The following proteins are co-located in the Alcaligenes faecalis genome:
- a CDS encoding flagellar brake protein — MTSPLPPIEDDPYQIQSKFEILRVLRAIEKGGLLLHMEANRGNDRIVTTILDIDLDNNVVVIDTANKEEKTRNLLQSEHTSFETSLDKIKVTFQGPTPEVVSYEGQPALAIPIPDSIRRLQRREFFRVNVPVSEPAMVILRLNNESKSFLLHDISGGGLSLVDESQSLAEVIGTHKTESLLELPQAGSFVVALQVARTETQQLPNGKQIQRLGCTFIDLSASTQMAIQHYISRLERQQIAKQRGHG, encoded by the coding sequence ATGACCTCTCCGTTGCCTCCTATTGAAGACGATCCGTATCAGATCCAGTCCAAGTTTGAAATTCTGCGTGTTTTACGGGCCATCGAAAAAGGGGGCCTGCTCTTGCACATGGAGGCCAATCGGGGCAATGACCGGATTGTGACCACCATTTTGGATATTGATCTGGACAATAATGTGGTGGTGATCGATACCGCCAACAAAGAAGAAAAAACCCGCAATCTGCTGCAGTCCGAGCACACCAGTTTCGAGACCTCGCTAGACAAGATCAAGGTGACATTTCAAGGGCCTACTCCGGAGGTCGTGTCCTACGAAGGGCAGCCGGCCCTGGCAATCCCAATTCCCGACTCCATCCGCCGCTTGCAGCGGCGCGAATTTTTCCGTGTCAACGTGCCTGTCAGCGAACCGGCGATGGTGATCTTGCGCCTGAATAACGAATCCAAAAGCTTTCTGCTGCACGATATCAGCGGTGGTGGCTTGTCCTTGGTGGATGAATCGCAAAGCCTGGCAGAGGTAATCGGTACGCATAAAACCGAGTCCCTACTGGAACTGCCGCAGGCCGGTTCTTTTGTGGTCGCACTACAAGTCGCCCGTACTGAAACACAGCAGTTGCCTAATGGCAAACAGATTCAGCGTTTGGGCTGTACCTTCATTGACCTGTCAGCCTCCACACAGATGGCCATTCAGCACTACATCAGCCGCCTGGAACGCCAGCAGATTGCCAAACAGCGCGGTCACGGCTAA